A section of the Candidatus Eisenbacteria bacterium genome encodes:
- a CDS encoding replication-associated recombination protein A, whose product MRPQSFDELVGQEHLFAPGSPLSLLRDGQHLSSMVLWGPPGSGKTTIARLIARTANAPFVAFSAVLTGVKEVKETMARAALERRRTGRPTVLFLDEIHRFNKAQQDAFLAHVERGDIVLIGATTENPSFEVNAALLSRARVVVLKELGPEDLRRLIERAVADPRGLEGAVEVTPEAVEVLAAASDGDARRALNTLEIAAAAAVARPPADGKPRIEADDVRHALARKHLRYDRAGEEHYNLISALHKSLRDSDPHAGLYWLARMLAAGEDPLYVARRLVRFASEDVGNADPQALPLAVAAFQAYHQLGTPEGELALAQCAVYLATASKSNAVYEGFGRAMEEVEQSGSLPPPLVIRNAPTGLMKQLGYGAGYRYAHAEEGRISDQQHFPDELVGRRFYEPTGEGYEAEIARRMKAWETLLARKRESGS is encoded by the coding sequence ATGCGGCCGCAGTCCTTCGACGAGCTGGTCGGCCAGGAGCATCTGTTCGCGCCGGGCTCGCCGCTCTCGCTGTTGCGCGACGGCCAGCATCTGTCTTCGATGGTGCTGTGGGGGCCCCCGGGCAGCGGCAAGACCACGATCGCGAGGCTGATCGCCAGGACCGCGAACGCGCCGTTCGTGGCCTTCAGCGCCGTGCTCACCGGGGTCAAGGAAGTGAAGGAGACGATGGCGCGCGCGGCGCTGGAGCGGCGCCGCACCGGGCGGCCCACGGTCCTCTTCCTCGACGAGATCCATCGCTTCAACAAGGCGCAGCAGGACGCCTTCCTGGCCCACGTCGAGCGCGGCGACATCGTGCTGATCGGCGCCACGACCGAGAATCCATCGTTCGAGGTCAACGCGGCGTTGCTGTCGCGCGCGCGGGTCGTGGTGCTCAAGGAGCTGGGCCCCGAGGACCTGAGGCGACTGATCGAGCGCGCCGTCGCCGATCCCAGAGGCCTCGAGGGCGCGGTCGAGGTCACGCCGGAAGCCGTGGAGGTGCTCGCCGCCGCCTCGGACGGTGATGCGCGCCGAGCGCTCAACACGCTGGAGATCGCCGCGGCGGCCGCCGTGGCGCGGCCGCCTGCGGACGGCAAGCCGCGCATCGAGGCCGACGACGTGCGCCACGCGCTGGCGCGAAAGCACCTGCGCTACGACCGCGCGGGCGAGGAGCACTACAACCTGATCTCGGCGCTCCACAAATCACTCCGCGACTCCGATCCGCACGCCGGGCTCTACTGGCTGGCTCGCATGCTGGCGGCGGGGGAGGACCCGCTCTACGTGGCACGGCGGCTGGTGCGCTTCGCCAGCGAGGACGTCGGCAACGCCGACCCCCAGGCGCTGCCGCTCGCCGTCGCCGCCTTCCAGGCCTACCACCAGCTCGGCACGCCCGAGGGGGAGCTGGCGCTCGCGCAATGCGCCGTCTATCTGGCGACCGCGTCCAAGAGCAACGCCGTCTATGAAGGATTCGGCCGCGCCATGGAGGAGGTGGAGCAGAGCGGGAGCCTGCCGCCGCCACTGGTGATCCGCAACGCGCCGACCGGGCTGATGAAGCAACTCGGATACGGCGCCGGCTATCGCTATGCTCACGCCGAGGAAGGCCGGATCAGCGACCAGCAGCACTTCCCCGACGAGCTCGTCGGCCGCCGCTTCTACGAGCCTACGGGCGAAGGCTACGAAGCCGAGATCGCGCGGCGGATGAAGGCGTGGGAAACGCTGCTGGCGCGCAAGAGAGAGAGCGGATCGTAG
- the lgt gene encoding prolipoprotein diacylglyceryl transferase translates to MHPDIFHWGVLHIRSYGLLLAIAFLFGTWVSLREARRLGLDEDRLITVILVVLVSSVVGARALYVLEHVQEFRREWGSVLAVWQGGLTLYGGVVAGTVAGLIAGRQLGMPMWTVADALTPAVALGTVIGRVGCFLNGCCYGVPTSQPWGVVFPSDSFAGLEFGNAAVHPSQLYFALAGLLLFVLVWLLRKRFRVPGTLFWIFIGLFALIRIPLDATRAYEPEATLITLPTMEIKESQVTSFALALFATLMVLRLRRLAARA, encoded by the coding sequence GTGCATCCGGACATCTTTCACTGGGGCGTTCTCCACATTCGCTCCTACGGCCTGCTGCTGGCCATCGCCTTCCTCTTCGGCACGTGGGTCTCGCTGCGCGAGGCGCGGCGCCTGGGGCTCGACGAGGACCGCCTCATCACGGTGATCCTCGTGGTGCTGGTGAGCTCGGTCGTGGGCGCGCGCGCTCTCTACGTGCTCGAGCACGTCCAGGAGTTCCGCCGCGAATGGGGCAGCGTCCTCGCCGTCTGGCAAGGCGGGCTCACCTTGTACGGGGGCGTCGTTGCCGGGACCGTGGCCGGCCTGATCGCCGGGCGCCAGCTCGGCATGCCGATGTGGACGGTGGCCGACGCGCTGACGCCGGCGGTCGCGCTCGGGACGGTGATCGGCCGCGTCGGCTGCTTCCTCAACGGATGCTGCTACGGCGTGCCGACCAGCCAGCCGTGGGGCGTGGTGTTTCCGTCCGATTCCTTCGCCGGTCTCGAGTTCGGCAACGCGGCGGTGCATCCTTCACAGCTCTACTTCGCGCTGGCGGGGCTCCTGTTGTTCGTTCTCGTGTGGCTGCTGCGCAAGCGTTTCCGGGTTCCGGGGACGCTGTTCTGGATCTTCATCGGCTTGTTCGCCCTGATTCGGATTCCTCTCGACGCCACGCGCGCCTACGAGCCCGAGGCGACCCTCATCACGCTTCCCACGATGGAGATCAAGGAGAGCCAGGTGACGAGCTTCGCGCTCGCCTTGTTCGCGACCCTGATGGTCCTCCGTCTGCGAAGGCTGGCGGCTCGCGCGTGA
- a CDS encoding energy-coupling factor transporter transmembrane component T — MTSLLSRIDHHASTGSSSWHRASALGKLAIAAGIIGIAITSPSLILLAVVHGMAWVLVATSRLPARVAVLAAAYPLPFLGLFLISRWDGTAGTPLVLLLRPLTASLVAAWLVGTTPYPDLFAPLSRLLPRQTGDGLFLTYRALFALLSRSERLSQAMRLRGGFSGSLRRRLALAGEGMGTLAVHSFDRSQNLYAAMLLRGHSGRICGCRHFAHRSPADLLSLAVAVVVTASAILLWRAA; from the coding sequence GTGACATCCCTGCTCTCCAGAATCGATCACCACGCGAGCACCGGGAGCTCCTCGTGGCATCGCGCCAGTGCGCTCGGGAAGCTCGCGATCGCCGCGGGCATCATCGGCATCGCGATCACCTCCCCGTCGCTGATCCTGCTCGCCGTGGTTCACGGAATGGCCTGGGTGCTGGTGGCGACCAGCCGGCTCCCCGCGCGGGTGGCCGTGCTGGCCGCCGCATATCCGCTGCCCTTCCTGGGACTCTTCCTGATCTCCCGCTGGGACGGCACCGCCGGGACCCCTCTGGTTCTGCTGCTGCGGCCGCTGACCGCGAGCCTGGTTGCGGCGTGGCTGGTGGGCACCACGCCGTATCCCGATCTCTTCGCGCCGCTGTCCCGGCTGCTGCCGCGCCAGACCGGCGATGGACTCTTCCTCACCTATCGGGCGCTGTTCGCGCTGCTCTCGCGCAGCGAGCGGCTGAGCCAGGCCATGCGGCTGCGCGGCGGGTTCTCGGGCTCGCTGCGGCGCCGCCTGGCACTGGCGGGAGAAGGCATGGGCACGCTGGCGGTCCACAGCTTCGATCGCAGCCAGAACCTGTATGCCGCCATGCTGCTGAGGGGGCACTCCGGCCGGATCTGCGGCTGCCGCCACTTCGCCCACCGCTCGCCGGCGGACCTGCTGAGCCTCGCGGTGGCGGTCGTCGTCACGGCCTCGGCGATCCTGCTGTGGAGGGCCGCATGA
- a CDS encoding energy-coupling factor ABC transporter ATP-binding protein codes for MSESIIRVSCVKHTYPDRTEVHICGLDFVVEKGQRVVVLGPNGCGKSTLLFHVLGLLEPREGDVSVFGVNPARHFNRIRERVGVLMQDVDEQIIAPTVWDDVSFSPRSYGYDQDEVDKMVERALERVGITHLRHKVCHYLSGGERRKVALAGALVLEPELLVLDEPFQGLDPASRADLVGLLNQLHRLHGVTLVIATHDVNVVKAMADVVYVLAGRGEIVAQGTPDDVFRDAARLKRSNVEPPVLAELFQRLEQMGMSLGRPLAVEEAAQILFEWGRARGLAQAAPAKATPPPPASPAPAAPPGTPASEPSPSQPTLPLERSTTAGEDA; via the coding sequence ATGAGCGAGTCGATCATCCGCGTTTCGTGCGTGAAGCACACTTACCCCGACCGCACCGAAGTGCACATCTGTGGCCTCGACTTCGTGGTGGAGAAGGGGCAGCGCGTGGTGGTGCTCGGGCCCAACGGGTGTGGGAAGAGCACGCTGCTGTTCCACGTGCTGGGACTGCTCGAGCCGCGCGAAGGGGATGTCTCGGTGTTCGGAGTCAACCCGGCTCGGCATTTCAACCGCATCCGGGAGCGGGTGGGCGTCCTCATGCAGGACGTGGACGAGCAGATCATCGCGCCGACGGTGTGGGACGACGTCTCGTTTTCGCCGCGCAGCTACGGATACGACCAGGACGAGGTCGACAAGATGGTCGAGCGCGCGCTGGAACGCGTAGGCATCACCCATCTGCGGCACAAGGTGTGTCACTACCTGTCGGGCGGCGAGCGCCGCAAGGTCGCGCTGGCCGGCGCGCTGGTGCTGGAGCCCGAGCTGCTGGTGCTCGACGAGCCCTTCCAAGGTCTCGATCCGGCCTCGCGCGCCGATCTCGTGGGCCTGCTCAACCAGCTCCACCGGCTGCACGGCGTCACGCTCGTCATCGCCACGCACGACGTCAACGTCGTGAAGGCCATGGCGGACGTGGTGTACGTGCTCGCCGGGCGCGGCGAGATCGTCGCCCAGGGCACTCCTGATGACGTGTTCCGCGACGCCGCGCGTCTCAAGCGCAGCAACGTGGAGCCGCCGGTGCTGGCCGAGCTGTTCCAGCGGCTCGAGCAGATGGGCATGTCGCTCGGGCGGCCGCTCGCGGTCGAGGAGGCGGCGCAGATCCTCTTCGAATGGGGCCGAGCCCGTGGCCTGGCTCAGGCGGCGCCCGCGAAAGCCACGCCGCCACCGCCGGCGTCTCCGGCGCCCGCTGCTCCGCCTGGCACTCCAGCGTCCGAACCTTCTCCGTCGCAGCCCACTCTTCCCCTCGAGCGCTCGACGACGGCCGGCGAAGACGCGTGA
- a CDS encoding Mrp/NBP35 family ATP-binding protein, translating into MTDRLVSEGTASREDVLKALSTVQDPDLHRDLVTLGMIEDLTVTDGRAAFTLVLTTAACPLKDQIEGDCRAAVEKLPGIRQVEIRTTSRVRKSAAPGSDRKEIPGVAHVLAIGSGKGGVGKSTVAANLAAALAQAGAKVGLLDGDIYGPNLPRMLGVHKQPSQRDGKIVPVEAWGLRFLSMGLLVSEGEAVVWRGPMLHGAIKSFLHDVDWGELDYLLVDLPPGTGDVQLSLVQQTHVAGAVVVTTPSAVAIEDGVKAVSMFEKLQVPILGVIENMSHFVCTHCGTRHDIFDTGKTEARFLALGVPYLGGIPLDPGVRAAGDEGRPVVVAEPERETARALTQIAGHLARRVSIQTIGAS; encoded by the coding sequence ATGACCGACCGACTGGTGAGCGAAGGCACGGCGTCCCGCGAGGACGTGCTGAAGGCGCTTTCGACGGTGCAAGATCCCGATCTGCATCGCGACCTCGTGACCCTCGGCATGATCGAGGACCTGACCGTGACCGACGGCCGCGCCGCGTTCACGCTGGTGCTCACCACGGCGGCCTGTCCGCTCAAGGACCAGATCGAGGGCGACTGCCGGGCCGCGGTCGAGAAGCTTCCGGGGATCCGGCAAGTGGAGATTCGCACCACGTCGCGTGTTCGCAAGTCCGCCGCACCGGGCTCCGATCGCAAGGAGATCCCGGGAGTGGCCCATGTCCTGGCGATCGGGAGCGGTAAGGGTGGCGTGGGCAAGTCGACGGTGGCGGCCAATCTCGCCGCCGCGCTCGCTCAGGCCGGCGCCAAGGTGGGCCTTCTCGACGGCGACATCTACGGCCCCAACCTTCCGCGCATGCTGGGAGTCCACAAGCAGCCTTCGCAGCGTGACGGCAAGATCGTGCCGGTCGAGGCGTGGGGCCTTCGCTTCCTGTCGATGGGCCTCCTGGTCAGCGAAGGCGAGGCCGTGGTGTGGCGCGGGCCCATGCTCCACGGGGCCATCAAGAGCTTCCTGCACGATGTCGACTGGGGCGAGCTCGACTACCTGCTGGTCGACCTTCCCCCGGGCACGGGCGACGTGCAGCTCTCCCTGGTGCAGCAGACGCACGTGGCCGGCGCGGTGGTGGTGACGACGCCCTCCGCGGTGGCCATCGAGGACGGCGTCAAGGCGGTCTCGATGTTCGAGAAGCTCCAGGTGCCGATCCTCGGCGTGATCGAGAACATGAGCCACTTCGTGTGCACGCATTGCGGCACGCGTCACGACATCTTCGACACCGGAAAGACGGAAGCCCGGTTCCTGGCCTTGGGCGTTCCGTACCTGGGCGGGATTCCTCTCGATCCTGGCGTCCGTGCCGCGGGAGACGAAGGCCGTCCGGTGGTGGTCGCCGAGCCCGAGCGGGAGACCGCGCGGGCGCTCACGCAGATCGCAGGCCATCTGGCGCGGCGAGTGTCGATCCAGACGATCGGAGCCTCGTGA
- a CDS encoding NifU family protein: protein MREQVVQVIEKLRPVIQADGGDLELLSVSDDGVVTLRLRGSCTGCGNAAVTLRNGIERWIRGKVPGVREVVAAE from the coding sequence ATGCGCGAACAGGTGGTTCAGGTGATCGAGAAGCTCCGGCCCGTCATCCAGGCGGATGGCGGCGACCTGGAACTCCTGAGCGTCTCGGACGATGGGGTGGTGACGCTGCGGCTGCGCGGCTCCTGCACGGGATGCGGCAACGCGGCGGTCACCTTGAGGAACGGCATCGAGCGCTGGATCCGGGGGAAGGTGCCTGGGGTCCGCGAAGTCGTGGCGGCCGAATGA
- a CDS encoding cysteine desulfurase family protein translates to MRPNREIYADHAATTPPAPEVVEAMRPFLGAAFGNASSVHRRGEAAREAIETARGQVADLVGAAPEEVVFTASGSEANNLALQGVLASASSPRARLVVSAIEHPSVLETARHLASRGVPLTIVPVDRDGLVDPDRLEAALGPDVHLVSVMWVNNETGVVQPIEAIGERVRRAGARFHIDAVQAVGKVPVRFADLPCDLLSLAGHKFYGPLGAAALIARRRTRLVPLVHGGHQERSRRAGTENLPAIVGLGAAAELAMTRLESGRHEAEALGGRLLERLESEVDGVRLNGHRERRISSVLNVAFEGVDGEAMLHELDLAGITVSTGSACSAASAGPSHVLLAMGRTPEEAHASVRYSLGEGLEEADVETIVRETRSAIARLSKLNQPAPRSA, encoded by the coding sequence GTGAGACCGAACCGGGAGATCTACGCGGATCACGCCGCCACCACGCCTCCCGCGCCCGAGGTGGTCGAAGCGATGCGCCCATTTCTCGGCGCAGCATTCGGAAATGCTTCGTCGGTTCATCGGCGTGGCGAGGCGGCCCGGGAAGCGATCGAGACCGCGCGCGGTCAGGTCGCCGATCTCGTGGGGGCGGCGCCGGAGGAAGTCGTCTTCACCGCATCCGGTTCCGAGGCCAACAATCTCGCGCTCCAGGGCGTCCTTGCGAGCGCGTCCTCACCGCGAGCCCGGCTGGTGGTCTCGGCGATCGAGCATCCCTCGGTGCTCGAGACCGCGCGCCACCTGGCGTCCCGCGGCGTGCCGCTCACCATCGTGCCGGTCGACCGCGACGGCCTCGTGGATCCCGACCGGCTCGAAGCGGCGCTCGGTCCCGACGTCCACCTGGTGTCGGTCATGTGGGTCAACAACGAGACCGGCGTCGTCCAGCCCATCGAGGCGATCGGGGAGCGCGTGCGCCGCGCCGGCGCCCGCTTCCACATCGATGCCGTTCAGGCCGTCGGGAAAGTGCCGGTGCGCTTCGCCGATCTCCCCTGCGATTTGTTGAGCCTCGCCGGACACAAGTTCTACGGACCGCTCGGCGCGGCGGCGTTGATCGCCCGGCGTCGCACGCGGCTCGTGCCGCTCGTCCACGGCGGCCATCAGGAGCGCTCGCGACGCGCAGGCACCGAGAACCTGCCGGCCATCGTGGGGCTCGGCGCCGCGGCGGAGCTCGCCATGACGCGGCTCGAGTCGGGACGCCACGAGGCGGAAGCGCTCGGTGGCCGGCTGCTGGAGCGGCTCGAGTCCGAAGTGGACGGCGTGCGGCTCAACGGCCATCGCGAGCGGCGGATTTCGAGCGTCCTCAACGTGGCCTTCGAAGGGGTCGACGGTGAAGCGATGCTGCACGAGCTCGACCTGGCGGGGATCACGGTCTCCACGGGATCGGCCTGCAGCGCTGCTTCGGCGGGACCTTCCCACGTGCTGCTGGCGATGGGGCGCACGCCGGAGGAGGCCCACGCCAGCGTGCGGTACTCGCTGGGCGAGGGGCTCGAGGAGGCGGATGTCGAGACGATCGTCCGCGAGACGCGGTCCGCCATCGCACGTCTGAGCAAGCTGAACCAGCCAGCGCCACGTTCGGCATAG
- a CDS encoding ComF family protein, which yields MATLKGGAPAAIDRLVRAAALLRDELEAFLLPLRCPSCGLGLDPDRALCEPCGAAVPRLDGAVCVRCLSAGKEPPGCLREPGYRAYPAWVYDERAACAVHALKFHGRPRVATDLGRRIANALPSAYRPDLVLGVPLHPARRRERGYDQAGLLAEATAKALGCPRLEGSLERVRPTRPQARLDPRARRANLAGAFRVTEARALEGRTVLVVDDVITTGSTMEACLQALAACGARATGAALALSH from the coding sequence GTGGCCACGCTGAAGGGTGGCGCCCCCGCCGCCATCGATCGCCTGGTCCGCGCCGCGGCGCTGCTGCGGGACGAGCTCGAGGCGTTCCTGCTGCCGCTGCGCTGCCCCTCCTGCGGTCTTGGTCTCGATCCCGATCGCGCGCTGTGCGAGCCCTGCGGCGCGGCGGTACCGCGGCTCGACGGCGCCGTCTGCGTCCGCTGCCTCTCCGCCGGCAAGGAACCGCCGGGATGCCTGCGCGAGCCCGGCTATCGAGCCTATCCGGCCTGGGTGTACGACGAGCGGGCGGCGTGCGCGGTGCATGCGCTCAAGTTTCACGGGCGCCCGCGGGTCGCCACCGACCTCGGCCGTCGGATTGCGAACGCACTCCCTTCGGCCTATCGTCCGGACCTGGTCCTGGGCGTACCACTGCATCCGGCTCGCCGCAGAGAGCGGGGCTACGATCAGGCCGGACTGCTGGCCGAAGCCACGGCGAAAGCACTCGGTTGCCCGAGGCTGGAGGGAAGCCTCGAGCGCGTCCGACCCACCCGGCCGCAAGCTCGACTCGACCCGCGCGCGCGACGGGCCAATCTGGCGGGTGCGTTCAGGGTGACGGAGGCTCGGGCGCTCGAAGGGAGAACGGTTCTGGTCGTCGACGACGTGATCACCACCGGAAGCACCATGGAAGCTTGCCTGCAGGCGCTCGCCGCGTGCGGCGCACGAGCGACCGGCGCCGCCCTGGCCTTGTCGCACTGA
- a CDS encoding M1 family aminopeptidase, whose translation MLLRVGIISLLLVAGIATSGARAADRDTRWSYDALFDQFRAQKLDPARCATVGSLLIQRDAATFALESGDLVLATPVGGRVWSAVFTGQGTFAFTPATEVERDQLRRFIGTSVLRIAFDQLTLFFADSTEAEIVAAARLSPGKPSSSAEQALSRTIDDVSHAGSRSIDPSLGRSLVDRVPDGYFFAAIHPVSGKTIYLNLNPYAGEEMVLYRSREGPKASGLYRIYDREVLSKFRLGGRSSDDLQTDYRPAFRVRHVTADVQIQRYTDIRAQARLHGVVEASQAEFLSFGLFDKLVVDSVRVNGRPAAWSRGKDSPLLWVQCAPPLVAGDSVQVEVQYHGPIIKRDGDWFWLESDLTWLPVHQTQVRATYDLTFHHPADIQLSSIHERVSKETKRGTTTSRWVCDRPVQYASFNLGFMKEHQVKAKGIPEVIVLMSGEQHGEWARALAEEGVASGKDMEKQVGADVANSLAFFQSVYGPLPVKRLFATETPIAHGVSFPGMIALYAGTFQTNARYGENELFRSHEVAHQWWPYGVGVRSYHDYWLSEGFAQFSALWFLQTSNRTTKRYFDMLEEWRKDIVEGQRQKLGTGLRIAPTWLGSRAAVNNGQGAYHTAIYEKGAWILHMLRNLLLDLDRMSDERFRALMKDYYQTYQGQEASTQDFRRVAEKHAGQDLGWFFKQWVYGTDIPAYRFSWKSEPAAAGKFKVRCRIEQREVPESFRMSVPILIDFGDRGHARFRAEVAGPTTEIELPPLDAAPKRLVFNDLASVLCEVENADWR comes from the coding sequence ATGCTTCTTCGCGTCGGTATCATCTCGCTGCTGCTCGTCGCCGGCATCGCGACGAGCGGCGCGCGGGCCGCGGATCGCGACACCCGGTGGTCCTACGACGCCTTGTTCGATCAGTTCCGCGCCCAGAAGCTCGATCCTGCCCGATGTGCCACCGTCGGAAGCTTGCTCATCCAGCGGGATGCCGCCACCTTTGCGCTCGAATCGGGCGACCTGGTCCTCGCCACGCCGGTGGGCGGCCGGGTGTGGAGCGCGGTGTTCACCGGACAGGGAACCTTCGCGTTCACCCCCGCGACCGAGGTCGAGCGCGATCAGCTCCGGCGCTTCATCGGCACATCGGTGCTGCGCATTGCCTTCGACCAGCTCACGCTGTTCTTCGCGGACAGCACCGAGGCGGAGATCGTCGCCGCGGCGAGGTTGTCGCCTGGAAAGCCCTCATCGTCCGCGGAACAGGCGCTCTCCCGCACGATCGACGATGTGTCGCATGCTGGATCGCGCAGCATCGATCCATCCCTGGGCCGCTCGCTGGTCGACCGGGTTCCCGATGGGTACTTCTTCGCCGCCATCCATCCTGTCTCCGGAAAGACAATCTACCTGAACCTCAATCCCTACGCCGGTGAGGAAATGGTCCTCTACCGCTCGAGAGAAGGGCCGAAGGCGAGCGGCCTCTACCGGATCTACGATCGCGAGGTTCTTTCCAAGTTCCGGCTCGGCGGCCGAAGCAGCGACGACTTGCAGACGGACTACCGACCGGCGTTCCGCGTGCGACACGTCACCGCGGACGTCCAGATCCAGCGTTATACGGACATCCGCGCCCAAGCGCGGCTCCACGGCGTCGTCGAGGCCTCCCAGGCCGAGTTCCTCTCGTTCGGGCTGTTCGACAAGCTTGTCGTCGACTCGGTTCGCGTGAACGGACGGCCGGCGGCATGGTCACGCGGCAAGGACAGCCCCTTGCTCTGGGTCCAGTGCGCGCCGCCGCTGGTCGCGGGCGATTCCGTCCAGGTCGAGGTCCAGTACCATGGGCCGATCATCAAGCGCGACGGCGACTGGTTCTGGCTGGAGAGCGATCTGACCTGGCTGCCGGTCCATCAGACGCAAGTCCGCGCGACCTACGACCTGACGTTCCACCATCCGGCCGACATCCAGCTCTCGAGCATCCATGAGCGCGTCTCGAAGGAGACGAAGCGCGGCACCACGACGTCGCGCTGGGTATGCGATCGGCCCGTTCAGTACGCGTCCTTCAACCTCGGCTTCATGAAGGAGCATCAGGTGAAGGCGAAGGGAATTCCCGAGGTGATCGTGCTGATGTCGGGCGAGCAACACGGCGAGTGGGCGCGTGCGCTGGCCGAGGAGGGAGTCGCGTCGGGCAAGGACATGGAGAAGCAGGTTGGCGCCGACGTCGCCAATAGCCTGGCGTTCTTCCAGAGCGTGTACGGTCCGCTCCCGGTGAAGCGCTTGTTCGCGACCGAGACGCCCATCGCTCACGGCGTCTCGTTCCCGGGAATGATCGCGCTCTACGCCGGGACGTTTCAAACCAACGCGCGCTACGGCGAGAACGAGCTGTTCCGCTCGCACGAAGTGGCGCATCAGTGGTGGCCCTACGGCGTCGGCGTGCGGAGCTACCACGACTACTGGCTGAGCGAAGGGTTCGCGCAGTTCTCCGCCTTGTGGTTCCTCCAGACCTCGAATCGCACCACGAAGCGCTACTTCGACATGCTCGAGGAGTGGCGCAAGGACATCGTGGAAGGACAGAGGCAGAAGCTCGGCACCGGGCTCCGAATCGCGCCCACCTGGCTCGGGTCCCGCGCGGCGGTCAACAACGGGCAGGGGGCCTACCACACGGCCATCTACGAGAAGGGCGCCTGGATCCTGCACATGCTGCGCAACCTGTTGCTCGACCTCGACAGGATGAGCGACGAACGATTCCGCGCGTTGATGAAGGACTACTACCAGACGTATCAGGGCCAGGAGGCATCGACTCAGGACTTCCGGCGCGTGGCCGAGAAGCACGCCGGGCAGGACCTGGGCTGGTTCTTCAAGCAGTGGGTCTACGGCACCGACATTCCGGCCTACCGGTTCTCCTGGAAATCCGAGCCCGCCGCCGCTGGAAAGTTCAAGGTGCGATGCAGGATCGAACAGCGGGAAGTTCCGGAGAGCTTCCGCATGTCGGTTCCGATCTTGATCGACTTCGGCGATCGGGGGCATGCTCGTTTCAGGGCCGAAGTGGCGGGCCCCACCACCGAGATCGAGCTTCCACCGCTCGACGCCGCGCCGAAGCGCCTGGTCTTCAACGACCTGGCCTCGGTGCTGTGCGAGGTCGAGAACGCGGACTGGCGCTGA
- a CDS encoding energy-coupling factor ABC transporter permease: MSHLHLPDGVLPPWIWVGSLILVLVTLVFAGRVIDPRRIAYQGSLAAMMLAAMAVPLGPLDFHLSLAGPVGVLLGAAAGFQVMFVVSLILAFIGHGGLTAVGLNTLVLGLSGATASLVYGGVARRMKAAPALAVATAAGQIVSGLLWFGVVTLALRAPQHPASLSATPPRLEVVSAVMIAFWMLGLLIETVVAFGIGRFLSRVHPGLLPALSGESA, encoded by the coding sequence ATGTCGCATCTCCATCTCCCCGACGGGGTGCTGCCGCCGTGGATCTGGGTGGGGTCCCTGATCCTGGTCCTGGTCACGCTCGTCTTCGCGGGCCGGGTGATCGATCCTCGCCGCATCGCCTATCAAGGATCGCTGGCGGCCATGATGCTGGCCGCGATGGCAGTCCCGCTCGGCCCGCTGGACTTCCATCTCTCGCTGGCCGGACCGGTCGGCGTCCTGCTCGGCGCGGCCGCGGGGTTCCAGGTGATGTTCGTGGTGAGCCTGATCCTCGCCTTCATTGGCCATGGCGGATTGACGGCGGTGGGACTCAACACGCTCGTGCTCGGACTCTCCGGAGCCACCGCGAGCCTGGTCTATGGCGGAGTGGCGCGGCGAATGAAAGCGGCGCCGGCGCTGGCGGTGGCGACGGCGGCGGGGCAGATCGTCTCGGGGCTCCTGTGGTTCGGCGTGGTGACGCTCGCGCTGCGAGCGCCGCAGCATCCCGCGAGCCTGAGCGCAACGCCCCCGCGGCTCGAAGTGGTGAGCGCCGTGATGATCGCCTTCTGGATGCTGGGCCTGCTCATCGAGACGGTGGTCGCCTTCGGCATCGGGCGTTTCCTGTCGCGCGTCCATCCCGGGCTGTTGCCGGCGCTCTCCGGGGAATCCGCGTGA